A single genomic interval of Rhodopseudomonas palustris harbors:
- a CDS encoding phytanoyl-CoA dioxygenase family protein, with amino-acid sequence MLSEADITTHAQRIRDDGYTVIERAADPALVAALIGAVERIERDHQLGCAKTSFEGFKTLRVNNLLTYDEVFWEVPLHSCVLPVVEAVLDKECLLSSFCSLVLGPGQEAQPIHEDTQLIPLPRPHIPITLNAIWALSDFTATNGATRIIPGSHKYETSPVYGQDYDAVTATMPAGSVMLFDSALWHGGGPNTSEARRFAFSCAYCWGWMRQQENFQLGIPREIAQRFPRRLQELCGYSVYKGQFGHIDNRDPIELLGRERGKRMVWEATDVRNARLAGQVTN; translated from the coding sequence ATGCTCAGCGAAGCTGACATTACTACGCATGCCCAGCGCATCCGCGACGACGGCTACACCGTGATCGAACGGGCCGCGGACCCGGCGTTGGTCGCGGCGCTGATCGGCGCGGTCGAACGGATTGAGCGCGACCATCAGCTCGGTTGCGCCAAGACGTCGTTCGAAGGCTTCAAGACGCTCCGGGTCAACAACTTGCTCACTTACGACGAGGTGTTCTGGGAAGTGCCGCTGCATAGCTGCGTGCTGCCGGTCGTCGAGGCGGTACTCGATAAGGAGTGCCTGTTATCGTCGTTCTGCTCGCTGGTGCTCGGGCCCGGCCAGGAGGCGCAGCCGATTCACGAAGATACGCAACTCATTCCGCTGCCGCGGCCGCACATTCCGATCACGCTGAACGCAATTTGGGCGCTGTCGGATTTCACCGCGACTAACGGCGCGACCCGGATCATCCCTGGAAGTCATAAGTACGAGACCTCGCCGGTGTACGGCCAGGACTACGACGCGGTCACCGCGACAATGCCTGCTGGCAGCGTGATGCTGTTCGACAGCGCGTTGTGGCACGGCGGTGGCCCCAACACCTCGGAGGCCCGCCGCTTCGCGTTCTCCTGCGCCTATTGCTGGGGTTGGATGCGGCAGCAGGAAAACTTTCAGCTCGGAATTCCGCGGGAGATCGCGCAGCGCTTTCCGCGGCGGCTGCAGGAACTGTGCGGCTACAGTGTCTACAAAGGTCAGTTCGGTCACATCGACAATCGCGATCCGATCGAATTGCTCGGCCGCGAGCGTGGCAAGCGAATGGTGTGGGAGGCCACCGACGTGCGAAACGCGAGGCTCGCGGGGCAGGTGACGAACTAA
- a CDS encoding tRNA (guanine(46)-N(7))-methyltransferase TrmB gives MFNIDQPDTAPDNEDHDGDVVMHGQGSFFGRRKGHKLRAHQADLIENLLPHLSLQIDSPAPEPLTTLFDPPVEHMRLEIGFGGGEHLIAEALAHPDTGFIGAEPYVNGMAKILARIEAENIRNIRLFAGDASELLAWVPAGSLARIDLIHPDPWPKRRHWKRRFVQDATVAAMARALTPHGEFRFVCDIDGYTAWTLAHLLRAPCFDWLAQRADDWRKPWPNYTMTRYGRKAEREGRRANYLRFERL, from the coding sequence ATGTTCAATATTGATCAACCAGACACGGCGCCAGACAACGAAGATCACGATGGCGACGTCGTGATGCACGGCCAGGGATCGTTCTTCGGCCGACGTAAGGGCCACAAGCTGCGTGCTCATCAGGCCGACCTGATCGAGAACCTGCTGCCGCACCTGTCGCTGCAGATCGACTCGCCGGCGCCCGAACCGCTCACCACATTGTTCGATCCCCCGGTCGAGCACATGCGCCTCGAAATCGGTTTCGGCGGTGGTGAACACCTGATCGCCGAAGCGCTTGCTCATCCAGACACGGGCTTCATCGGCGCCGAGCCTTACGTCAACGGAATGGCTAAGATTCTGGCGCGGATCGAGGCCGAGAATATCCGCAACATCCGGCTGTTTGCCGGAGACGCTTCGGAACTGCTGGCCTGGGTGCCGGCCGGCTCACTGGCACGGATCGACCTGATCCATCCCGATCCGTGGCCGAAGCGGCGACACTGGAAGCGTCGCTTCGTGCAGGACGCCACCGTCGCGGCGATGGCGCGCGCGCTGACACCGCACGGCGAATTCCGCTTCGTCTGCGACATCGACGGCTACACTGCCTGGACGCTGGCGCATCTGCTGCGCGCGCCCTGCTTCGACTGGCTCGCTCAGCGTGCCGATGATTGGCGTAAGCCGTGGCCCAACTACACGATGACGCGCTACGGCCGCAAAGCCGAACGCGAGGGCCGACGCGCCAACTACCTGCGTTTCGAGCGACTCTAA
- a CDS encoding helix-turn-helix domain-containing protein, which yields MSTKAPNPVDKYVGSRVRMRRIMLGMSQEKLGEALGLTFQQVQKYEKGTNRVGASRIQQIAEVLQVPVSFLFEGGPSGGLANGNGFSEAPSPSYVSDFLATSEGLALTRAFTKITDAKLRRSIVDLVERIAAREADETN from the coding sequence ATGTCGACTAAAGCGCCCAATCCTGTTGACAAATACGTCGGCAGCCGTGTGCGCATGCGACGCATCATGCTGGGCATGAGTCAGGAGAAACTCGGCGAAGCGCTGGGTCTGACTTTTCAGCAAGTGCAGAAATACGAGAAGGGGACCAACCGCGTCGGCGCCAGCCGCATTCAGCAGATCGCTGAAGTCCTGCAGGTCCCGGTGTCCTTCTTGTTTGAAGGCGGCCCGAGCGGCGGCCTCGCTAACGGCAACGGCTTCAGTGAGGCGCCGTCGCCTTCATACGTGTCCGACTTCCTCGCGACTTCCGAAGGTCTGGCGCTCACCCGCGCCTTTACCAAGATCACTGATGCCAAGCTTCGTCGCAGCATCGTCGATCTCGTCGAACGGATTGCCGCGCGCGAAGCGGACGAGACGAACTGA
- the lnt gene encoding apolipoprotein N-acyltransferase has product MTRRGVLSRIASGIILAWGWKRAVIALLAGAVSSLAMEPFNAWPVLFITFPIAVWLIDGSAAGKRRGVPAAAMAGWWFGFGYFVPGLYWIGYAFLVDADTFAWLLPAAICGLPAYLALFTALGFALARLLWRPDSLRILSLAVSLTISEWLRGHLLTGFPWNAFGYALTEPLALAQSISVIGIWGLTLLTVAIFASPAVLIDGGTNARRRWAVPAMALGVLAAMAVFGGIRLKLSPTQLVDNVRLRIMQPNLPQDARFNYSAKADVMQKYLSLSDRSTGPKSTGVRDVSLLIWPESAFPFFLSREADAMAQIAELLPKGTVLLTGAVRPPELPPGRRITRAYNSIYAIDHDGSILSVYDKLHLVPFGEFLPYQNLMEKIGFVQLTKVQGGFLSGVARHNLELPNAPPLLPLICYEAIFPDEIAIGNNRPGWMLNLTNDGWFGISSGPYQHLQQARMRAIEQGLPLVRAANTGVSAVIDPVGRIVAELGLGVEGVLDSGLPAPVAPTIYARVGELPAAVLVALVMMLVLLRKRPPGS; this is encoded by the coding sequence GTGACGCGTCGGGGTGTGCTGAGCCGGATCGCCTCGGGCATCATCCTGGCGTGGGGCTGGAAACGCGCCGTGATCGCGCTGCTGGCCGGCGCAGTCTCCTCGCTGGCCATGGAGCCGTTCAACGCCTGGCCGGTTCTGTTCATCACCTTCCCGATCGCGGTGTGGCTGATCGACGGCTCTGCAGCCGGCAAGCGGCGCGGCGTGCCGGCTGCGGCGATGGCCGGCTGGTGGTTCGGCTTCGGTTATTTCGTCCCCGGCCTGTACTGGATCGGCTACGCGTTTCTGGTCGATGCCGACACCTTCGCCTGGCTGCTGCCGGCCGCGATCTGTGGCTTGCCGGCCTATCTGGCGTTGTTTACCGCACTCGGCTTCGCCCTGGCTCGGCTGTTGTGGCGCCCGGATAGTCTGCGCATCCTGTCGCTCGCCGTCAGCCTGACGATCAGCGAGTGGCTGCGCGGCCATCTGCTCACCGGCTTTCCCTGGAATGCGTTCGGCTATGCCCTGACCGAGCCACTGGCGCTGGCGCAGAGCATCTCAGTGATCGGCATCTGGGGACTGACCCTGCTGACGGTGGCGATCTTCGCTTCGCCCGCAGTGCTGATCGATGGCGGCACCAACGCCAGGCGGCGCTGGGCAGTGCCGGCGATGGCGCTGGGCGTGCTGGCCGCGATGGCAGTGTTTGGCGGCATTCGACTCAAATTGTCGCCGACCCAGCTCGTCGACAACGTCCGGCTGCGGATCATGCAGCCCAACCTGCCGCAGGACGCCCGCTTCAATTATTCGGCCAAAGCCGACGTGATGCAGAAATATCTGTCACTGTCGGACCGCTCGACAGGGCCGAAATCGACCGGCGTTCGCGACGTCTCGCTGCTGATCTGGCCGGAATCGGCGTTTCCGTTCTTCCTGTCGCGAGAAGCGGATGCGATGGCGCAGATCGCAGAGCTGTTGCCGAAAGGCACCGTGCTGCTGACCGGGGCGGTCCGCCCGCCTGAATTACCGCCGGGGCGCCGGATTACCCGCGCGTACAATTCGATCTATGCGATCGACCATGATGGCAGCATTTTGTCGGTCTACGACAAACTCCATCTGGTCCCATTCGGCGAATTTCTGCCGTACCAGAATCTGATGGAGAAGATCGGCTTCGTCCAACTCACCAAGGTGCAGGGCGGATTTTTATCCGGTGTGGCGCGTCATAACCTCGAACTGCCCAACGCCCCGCCGCTGCTGCCGCTGATCTGTTACGAGGCGATCTTTCCGGACGAAATTGCGATCGGCAACAACCGTCCCGGCTGGATGCTGAATCTCACAAACGACGGCTGGTTCGGCATTTCCAGCGGCCCCTATCAACACCTGCAGCAGGCACGGATGCGCGCCATCGAGCAGGGCCTGCCGCTCGTTCGCGCAGCGAACACCGGCGTTTCTGCAGTGATCGATCCGGTCGGACGGATCGTCGCAGAGCTCGGCCTCGGCGTCGAAGGGGTGCTGGATTCGGGGCTGCCCGCGCCCGTCGCGCCGACGATCTATGCGCGGGTCGGCGAACTTCCTGCAGCCGTGCTGGTTGCGTTAGTGATGATGCTTGTACTATTACGAAAGCGCCCGCCGGGCTCGTGA
- a CDS encoding hemolysin family protein produces the protein MPDGDRAENGSQASLQDSTRGQLPAVVHQGEVLHPHGGSWLIRAIRSLFGWKPGSVRDDLQVVLDTSPPDDTGFSTLERTMLRNILGLHDRRIADVMVHRADIVAIKQDIQLGELLSLFQDAAHSRLVVYNETLDDPVGIVHIRDLVAFMTAKAKVPPATVAKRKKALPAGLDLRAIDLKMPLTETGIIRKLLYVPPSMRAIDLLAQMQAARIHLALVVDEYGGTDGLVSIEDIVEQIVGEIDDEHDSTEPPSIVRQADGSFIADARASLEDVRAMIGDQFVTGEAGEDVETLGGYLVNHVGRLPVRGEVIAGPGTFEFEVLDADPRRVKRLRIGPRKERPAPRTRDSRRRETATDSTAPQTTDSGGSTSSPPAGDGTGSP, from the coding sequence ATGCCCGACGGCGACAGAGCCGAGAACGGTTCGCAGGCCTCGCTGCAGGACTCCACACGCGGCCAGTTACCCGCGGTGGTGCATCAGGGCGAAGTGCTGCATCCGCATGGCGGCAGTTGGCTGATCCGTGCGATCCGTTCGCTGTTCGGTTGGAAACCCGGCTCGGTGCGCGACGACCTGCAGGTCGTGCTCGACACCAGCCCGCCCGACGACACAGGCTTCTCGACGCTCGAGCGCACGATGCTGCGCAACATCCTCGGGCTGCACGATCGCCGGATCGCCGACGTGATGGTGCATCGCGCCGACATCGTCGCGATCAAGCAGGACATCCAGCTCGGCGAACTGCTCAGCCTGTTTCAGGACGCAGCGCATTCGCGGCTCGTGGTTTACAACGAAACGCTCGATGATCCGGTCGGCATCGTTCACATCCGCGACCTCGTGGCGTTCATGACCGCAAAGGCCAAGGTGCCGCCGGCGACGGTCGCCAAGCGCAAGAAGGCGCTGCCCGCGGGCCTCGATCTGCGCGCGATCGATCTGAAGATGCCGCTGACCGAAACCGGCATCATCCGCAAGCTGCTGTATGTGCCGCCGTCGATGCGGGCGATCGACCTGCTGGCGCAGATGCAGGCGGCGCGCATCCATCTGGCGCTGGTGGTCGACGAATACGGCGGTACTGACGGCCTGGTCTCGATCGAAGATATCGTCGAACAGATCGTCGGCGAGATCGATGATGAACACGACTCGACCGAGCCGCCGTCGATCGTGCGCCAGGCCGACGGCTCATTCATCGCCGATGCGCGAGCCAGTCTGGAAGACGTCCGCGCCATGATCGGCGATCAGTTCGTCACCGGCGAAGCGGGCGAAGACGTCGAAACCCTCGGCGGTTACCTCGTCAACCACGTCGGCCGGCTGCCGGTTCGCGGCGAAGTGATCGCCGGCCCCGGCACCTTCGAATTCGAAGTGCTCGACGCCGACCCGCGACGGGTGAAGCGGTTGCGGATCGGGCCGCGCAAGGAACGTCCCGCCCCACGCACACGCGACAGCCGGCGGCGCGAGACCGCGACCGATTCCACCGCGCCGCAGACTACTGACAGCGGCGGATCCACCTCCTCTCCACCTGCCGGCGACGGGACCGGTTCGCCGTGA
- the ybeY gene encoding rRNA maturation RNase YbeY — translation MTHSARPFTEVVIEADCWQAEASAEATVLRAIETAADAVDADTGGAELAVMLTDDDHIRQLNASFRGKDKPTNVLSFPAAQPEVQPDGAPRMLGDIAIAYQTVRREADDEGKPFDHHLSHLAVHGFLHLVGYDHESDEEAEEMEDAERAILARLGIPDPYAGQDRVS, via the coding sequence ATGACCCACAGTGCTCGTCCTTTCACCGAAGTCGTGATCGAAGCCGATTGCTGGCAGGCCGAAGCATCGGCCGAAGCAACCGTGCTGCGCGCGATCGAAACCGCCGCCGATGCAGTCGACGCCGACACCGGAGGCGCTGAGCTGGCGGTGATGCTCACCGACGACGATCACATCCGTCAGCTCAACGCCTCGTTCCGCGGCAAGGACAAGCCGACCAACGTGCTGTCGTTTCCTGCCGCGCAGCCCGAGGTGCAGCCGGACGGCGCGCCACGGATGCTCGGTGACATCGCGATCGCGTATCAGACCGTCCGCCGCGAGGCCGACGACGAAGGCAAACCGTTCGATCACCACCTCAGTCACCTCGCCGTGCACGGCTTCCTTCATCTGGTCGGTTACGACCACGAATCCGATGAGGAAGCCGAGGAGATGGAAGACGCCGAACGCGCAATCCTGGCGCGGCTCGGGATTCCGGATCCGTATGCGGGCCAGGATCGGGTGAGCTGA
- a CDS encoding PhoH family protein, with amino-acid sequence MVKSAPDSSSFVSRRKPDRDSLNPPETQVVIDFDDNRAASALVGPYGQNLAQIERRLSVVVDSRGNHITIGGSREGCDAARRVLETLYAQAISGHDLVQGDVEGAIRAVIAQGSLFEFDTKQPSATAFEAINLRKRPVRARTAAQDSYIRALKRHELVFGVGPAGTGKTWLAVAHAAQLFERKEVDRIILSRPAVEAGERLGFLPGDLREKVDPYLRPIYDALYDLMDARIVERALQSGEIEIAPLAFMRGRTLTNAAIILDEAQNTTSMQMKMFLTRLGENSRMIITGDPSQVDLPNGQTSGLAEAARLLSGVEGIAQVQFRAEDVIRHELVARIVAAYEGAPSPANGKS; translated from the coding sequence TTGGTCAAAAGCGCACCGGATTCGTCTTCATTCGTTTCCCGCCGCAAACCCGATCGCGACAGCTTGAACCCGCCTGAAACCCAGGTCGTCATCGATTTCGACGACAACCGTGCCGCCTCCGCTCTGGTCGGCCCCTACGGCCAGAACCTCGCTCAGATCGAGCGCAGGCTCAGCGTGGTGGTGGACTCGCGCGGCAACCACATCACCATCGGCGGCTCTCGTGAGGGCTGCGATGCGGCACGGCGCGTGTTGGAAACGCTGTATGCCCAGGCGATCTCCGGCCACGATCTGGTGCAGGGCGACGTCGAAGGCGCGATCCGCGCCGTGATCGCCCAGGGCTCGCTGTTCGAATTCGACACCAAGCAGCCCTCCGCCACCGCGTTCGAGGCGATCAACTTGCGTAAGCGCCCGGTGCGGGCTCGCACAGCCGCGCAGGACTCCTACATCCGCGCGCTGAAGCGCCACGAGTTGGTGTTCGGCGTCGGCCCGGCCGGCACCGGCAAGACCTGGCTGGCGGTGGCGCACGCCGCGCAGCTGTTCGAGCGCAAGGAAGTCGACCGCATCATCCTGTCGCGGCCCGCGGTCGAAGCCGGCGAGCGGCTCGGCTTTTTGCCCGGTGACCTGCGCGAGAAGGTCGATCCTTACTTACGGCCGATCTACGACGCGCTGTACGATCTGATGGATGCCCGGATCGTCGAGCGCGCGCTGCAGTCCGGCGAGATCGAAATCGCCCCCCTGGCGTTCATGCGCGGCCGCACCCTGACCAACGCGGCGATCATCCTCGACGAAGCGCAGAACACCACGTCGATGCAGATGAAAATGTTTCTCACTCGTCTCGGCGAGAACAGCCGGATGATCATCACCGGCGACCCGAGCCAGGTCGACCTGCCGAACGGCCAGACGTCGGGCCTGGCCGAAGCGGCCCGGCTGCTATCCGGCGTCGAGGGCATCGCGCAGGTGCAATTCAGGGCCGAGGACGTGATCCGGCACGAATTGGTGGCGCGGATCGTCGCCGCCTACGAAGGAGCGCCGTCCCCGGCGAATGGTAAGTCGTGA
- the miaB gene encoding tRNA (N6-isopentenyl adenosine(37)-C2)-methylthiotransferase MiaB: MSPPRKLHIKSYGCQMNVYDAQRMVDALAPEGFVETANVDDADLVILNTCHIREKASEKVYSELGRLRVARDEAANHGRRMQIAVAGCVAQAEGEEIIRRAPVVDVVVGPQSYHNLPQLLAKAEQHGRALETEFPIEDKFGVLPQPAPDAIRARGISAFVTVQEGCDKFCTFCVVPYTRGAEMSRPVAAIVEDVKRLAENGVREVTLIGQNVNAYHGDGPDGRAWSLGRLVRRLAEIPGIVRLRYSTSHPNDVDDDLLAAHRDLPALMPFVHLPVQSGSDRILAAMNRKHTADDYRRVIDRFRSASEAIAFSSDFIVGFPGETDRDFSATLALVAQIGYAGAYSFKYSPRPGTPAADMAEMVPAAVMDERLEQLQQLIDQQQSAFNKAAIGRTVEVLFERAGRKPGQIVGRTAYLQPAHVMAPDSIIGKVLPVRVDSLERYSLLGELASATSRPADAMAATGA, from the coding sequence ATGTCTCCGCCGCGCAAGCTGCACATCAAGTCATACGGCTGTCAGATGAATGTCTACGATGCTCAGCGCATGGTGGATGCGCTGGCGCCGGAAGGCTTTGTCGAGACCGCGAACGTGGATGACGCCGACCTGGTGATCCTGAACACCTGCCACATCCGCGAAAAAGCGTCCGAGAAGGTCTATTCCGAGCTCGGCCGGCTGCGCGTCGCGCGCGACGAAGCCGCAAACCATGGCCGGCGGATGCAGATCGCGGTCGCCGGATGCGTAGCGCAGGCGGAGGGCGAGGAAATCATCCGCCGCGCGCCAGTGGTCGACGTCGTGGTCGGGCCGCAGAGCTATCACAACCTGCCGCAATTGCTGGCAAAGGCCGAGCAGCACGGCCGAGCGCTGGAGACCGAGTTCCCGATCGAGGACAAGTTCGGCGTGTTGCCGCAGCCGGCACCGGACGCGATCCGTGCCCGCGGCATTTCGGCGTTCGTGACTGTCCAGGAAGGCTGCGACAAATTCTGCACCTTCTGCGTCGTGCCCTATACCCGCGGCGCCGAGATGTCGCGCCCGGTGGCGGCGATCGTCGAGGACGTCAAACGGCTCGCCGAGAACGGGGTTCGCGAGGTCACGCTGATCGGCCAGAACGTCAATGCCTATCACGGCGACGGGCCGGACGGGCGCGCCTGGTCGCTCGGGCGCCTGGTGCGGCGCCTTGCCGAAATTCCCGGTATCGTCCGGCTGCGCTACTCGACCAGCCATCCGAACGACGTCGACGATGATCTCTTGGCCGCGCACCGCGATCTGCCGGCGCTGATGCCGTTCGTGCATCTGCCGGTGCAGTCCGGCTCGGACCGGATCTTGGCGGCGATGAACCGCAAGCACACCGCCGACGATTATCGCCGCGTGATCGACCGGTTCCGGTCTGCCTCCGAGGCGATCGCGTTCTCGTCCGACTTCATCGTCGGTTTCCCGGGTGAAACCGATCGCGATTTTTCCGCAACTCTCGCGCTTGTCGCACAAATCGGCTACGCTGGAGCGTATTCGTTCAAATACTCCCCGCGGCCCGGCACGCCCGCGGCGGACATGGCGGAGATGGTGCCTGCAGCGGTCATGGACGAGCGGTTGGAGCAGCTCCAGCAATTGATCGACCAGCAGCAATCGGCCTTCAACAAGGCTGCGATCGGCCGGACCGTGGAGGTCCTGTTCGAGCGCGCCGGCCGCAAACCCGGTCAGATCGTCGGCCGCACCGCTTATCTGCAGCCCGCCCATGTGATGGCGCCCGACAGCATCATCGGAAAGGTGCTCCCGGTCCGCGTCGATAGCCTCGAACGCTACAGTCTGCTTGGCGAACTCGCATCCGCAACCTCCCGGCCGGCCGATGCGATGGCCGCCACAGGAGCCTGA
- a CDS encoding HAD family hydrolase: protein MTPELVIFDCDGVLVDSELISCRVHAETLTRYGYPITPDQVAARFLGRSGREARREIEAEIGRRFADDIEANLLDALLRAFAETLQPIPFVTDALDTLGRPFCVASSGTLDRIGVALTHAGLHARFAPHLFSAQQVAHGKPAPDLFLFAAAQMGAAPERCVVIEDSVPGVLGAKAAGMTVLGFHGGSHCTDATAAALAAAGAGRCFDDMRQLTEIIEEI, encoded by the coding sequence GTGACTCCCGAACTTGTTATTTTCGATTGTGACGGTGTCCTGGTCGACAGTGAGCTGATCTCCTGTCGGGTTCACGCCGAGACGCTGACCCGCTACGGCTATCCAATCACGCCGGACCAGGTCGCGGCGCGCTTCCTTGGCCGTTCGGGCCGCGAAGCCCGGCGCGAGATCGAAGCTGAGATTGGCCGGCGCTTCGCCGACGACATCGAAGCAAACCTGCTCGACGCGCTGCTGCGCGCTTTCGCCGAAACGCTGCAGCCGATCCCATTCGTCACCGACGCTCTCGACACGCTTGGACGACCGTTCTGCGTCGCCTCGAGCGGCACGCTCGATCGCATCGGGGTGGCACTGACCCATGCCGGCCTGCATGCCCGGTTCGCCCCGCATCTGTTTTCGGCCCAGCAGGTCGCGCACGGCAAACCGGCGCCCGACCTGTTCCTGTTCGCGGCGGCCCAGATGGGCGCCGCCCCGGAGCGCTGCGTGGTGATCGAAGACAGCGTGCCCGGGGTGCTGGGTGCGAAAGCCGCCGGCATGACCGTGCTCGGTTTTCACGGCGGCAGTCATTGCACCGATGCTACTGCCGCCGCACTGGCCGCTGCCGGGGCCGGCCGCTGTTTTGACGACATGAGACAATTAACTGAAATCATTGAAGAAATTTAG
- a CDS encoding Fur family transcriptional regulator — protein sequence MSEPKATEIEARCAATGMRMTEQRRVIARVLAESEDHPDVEELYTRCVAIDDKISISTVYRTVKLFEDAGIIERHDFREGRARYEQMRDSHHDHLINLRDGTVIEFTNEEIEKLQAEIARRLGYKLVDHRLELYCVPLEDDKS from the coding sequence ATGTCCGAACCCAAGGCAACTGAAATCGAAGCCCGCTGTGCCGCCACCGGCATGCGCATGACGGAGCAGCGCCGCGTGATCGCACGAGTTCTGGCGGAGTCGGAAGACCATCCCGACGTCGAAGAACTGTACACCCGCTGCGTTGCGATCGACGACAAGATCTCGATCTCGACGGTGTACCGCACCGTCAAGCTGTTCGAAGATGCCGGCATCATCGAACGTCACGACTTCCGTGAAGGCCGCGCCCGCTACGAGCAGATGCGCGACAGCCATCATGACCACCTGATCAACCTGCGCGACGGCACGGTGATCGAGTTCACCAACGAAGAGATCGAGAAGCTGCAGGCCGAGATCGCCCGCCGCCTCGGTTACAAGCTGGTCGATCATCGGCTCGAGCTGTATTGCGTGCCGCTCGAAGACGATAAGTCCTGA
- the rimI gene encoding ribosomal protein S18-alanine N-acetyltransferase, with protein MMTWLAEFWGYADTVVETATLRDAPKLAELHAASFHRGWDEQEFADLLSERNTLVHRLRVGRRIIGFVASRIGADEAEILSIAVAASYRGRGLSREMLLTHLGHLAGRGVATVFLEVEENNQPARRLYNRTGFQVVGRRERYYRQPNGEQLNALIMRRDLS; from the coding sequence ATGATGACTTGGCTGGCCGAATTCTGGGGCTACGCCGACACCGTGGTCGAAACGGCGACGCTGCGCGACGCGCCGAAGCTCGCCGAGCTGCATGCCGCTTCGTTTCATCGCGGCTGGGACGAGCAGGAATTCGCCGACCTTTTGAGCGAGCGCAATACGCTGGTGCACAGACTGCGGGTCGGCCGGCGAATCATCGGATTTGTTGCATCGCGGATCGGCGCGGACGAAGCCGAAATCCTATCAATTGCGGTCGCCGCCTCGTATCGGGGCCGCGGTCTGTCGCGTGAAATGCTGCTCACTCACCTCGGTCATCTTGCAGGGCGTGGCGTTGCCACGGTGTTTCTCGAGGTGGAAGAAAACAATCAGCCGGCACGGCGACTCTACAATCGTACCGGTTTTCAGGTGGTTGGCCGACGCGAGCGCTATTACCGACAGCCCAATGGGGAACAATTGAACGCATTGATAATGCGTCGCGACTTGTCCTGA
- the tsaB gene encoding tRNA (adenosine(37)-N6)-threonylcarbamoyltransferase complex dimerization subunit type 1 TsaB: MLILAIDTALDACAAAVLDTEANRLLAGESQAMQRGHAEALMPLLGRVMDASGIGFLDIDRIAVTTGPGSFTGLRVGLSAARGIALAAAKPVVGLTTLSAFAAPLVSETDETPILSVIDARHDHVYYQLVAGNGTMIVRPRVAPIAEALESARYGAPRLVGNAAQLIADRWPALTPPPLAVDQRPAPDIGWLAWLGAAATPEAAPAKPFYLRPPDAKPKIDPIAQSAQPAA; this comes from the coding sequence ATGCTGATCCTCGCCATCGATACGGCGCTCGACGCCTGCGCAGCAGCGGTGCTGGACACCGAGGCAAATCGGCTGCTCGCGGGCGAATCTCAAGCGATGCAGCGCGGTCACGCCGAAGCCTTGATGCCGCTGCTCGGCCGGGTAATGGACGCGTCGGGAATCGGCTTTCTCGATATCGACCGCATCGCGGTAACCACGGGGCCTGGTAGCTTCACCGGCCTCCGGGTCGGCCTGTCGGCAGCGCGCGGCATCGCTCTCGCGGCCGCAAAACCGGTCGTCGGGCTGACGACGCTGTCGGCTTTCGCGGCGCCTCTGGTGAGCGAAACCGACGAGACCCCGATCCTGTCGGTGATCGATGCCCGTCACGACCACGTCTACTACCAGCTCGTCGCCGGCAACGGCACGATGATCGTGCGCCCGCGGGTGGCGCCGATCGCCGAAGCGCTGGAATCAGCACGTTACGGCGCTCCGCGGCTGGTCGGCAACGCCGCGCAGCTGATTGCCGATCGCTGGCCGGCCCTGACTCCGCCGCCGCTCGCGGTTGATCAGCGCCCCGCCCCGGATATCGGCTGGCTCGCCTGGCTTGGTGCAGCAGCAACACCGGAAGCCGCGCCTGCCAAGCCGTTCTACCTGCGGCCACCGGACGCCAAGCCGAAGATCGATCCCATCGCTCAATCGGCGCAGCCCGCCGCATGA